The Alnus glutinosa chromosome 7, dhAlnGlut1.1, whole genome shotgun sequence genome includes a region encoding these proteins:
- the LOC133873084 gene encoding zinc finger protein ZAT11-like, producing MKRTRDQSFDMANCLMFLSHSLQTEPKKSSPVSSVFECKTCNRQFSSFQALGGHRASHKRTRLTGEEQEQRDRTKLQGSAAGNKPKMHECSICGLEFAMGQALGGHMRRHRATMNEGFSSSITVESKVPAVLKRSNSKRVMCLDLNLTPLENDLKLLFGNKAPAVDLRLII from the coding sequence ATGAAGAGAACGAGAGATCAGAGCTTCGACATGGCAAATTGTCTAATGTTTCTGTCTCACAGCCTACAGACCGAGCCGAAAAAGAGTTCGCCGGTTTCTTCTGTCTTTGAGTGCAAGACATGTAATCGGCAATTCTCGTCGTTCCAAGCGCTGGGCGGCCACCGAGCCAGCCACAAGAGAACGAGATTAACGGGGGAAGAACAAGAGCAGAGAGACCGGACCAAACTCCAAGGCTCTGCTGCAGGGAACAAACCGAAGATGCATGAGTGCTCGATCTGTGGCCTGGAGTTTGCAATGGGGCAAGCTTTGGGCGGGCATATGAGGCGGCATAGAGCGACGATGAACGAAgggttttcttcttccattacAGTTGAATCGAAAGTGCCAGCTGTGCTGAAAAGGTCCAACAGTAAAAGGGTTATGTGCTTGGACTTGAACTTGACGCCATTGGAGAACGATTTGAAGTTGTTATTTGGAAATAAGGCTCCTGCAGTCGATCTTCGGTTGATAATTTGA
- the LOC133872873 gene encoding zinc finger protein ZAT11-like, whose amino-acid sequence MKRTRDQSFDMANCLMFLSHGLQTEPKKSSPVSSVFECKTCNRQFSSFQALGGHRASHNRTRLTGEEQEQRDRTKLQGSAAGNKPKMHECSICGLEFAMGQALGGHMRRHRATMNEGFSSSITVESKVPAVLKRSNSKRVMCLDLNLTPLENDLKLLFGNKAPAVDLRLII is encoded by the coding sequence ATGAAGAGAACGAGAGATCAGAGCTTCGACATGGCAAATTGTCTAATGTTTCTGTCTCACGGCCTACAGACCGAGCCGAAAAAGAGTTCGCCGGTTTCTTCTGTCTTTGAGTGCAAGACATGTAATCGGCAATTCTCGTCGTTCCAAGCGCTGGGCGGCCACCGAGCCAGCCACAATAGAACGAGATTAACGGGGGAAGAACAAGAGCAGAGAGACCGGACCAAACTCCAAGGCTCTGCTGCAGGGAACAAACCGAAGATGCATGAGTGCTCGATCTGTGGCCTGGAGTTTGCAATGGGGCAAGCTTTGGGCGGGCATATGAGGCGGCATAGAGCGACGATGAACGAAgggttttcttcttccattacAGTTGAATCGAAAGTGCCAGCTGTGCTGAAAAGGTCCAACAGTAAAAGGGTTATGTGCCTGGACTTGAACTTGACGCCATTGGAGAACGATTTGAAGTTGTTATTTGGAAATAAGGCTCCTGCAGTCGATCTTCGGTTGATAATTTGA